The sequence below is a genomic window from Mesotoga infera.
ACCATCAATGATTATTGGTGTCAACGAGTCACAGGAAGGAGCACTCCCGAAAGCTCTATTTCAGTGAAGGAAGCCTTCTTCATCTCTGGTTGAGCAGTTCTTTCAGAGGAAAGCAGAACTCCGACAGTCCCGAAGCCCAGGGACCTATGTCGTAAGGCTGAAAGCATACACACAGTCTTCCCGCCTTCAGGTAGAAGAGCTGATCCGACGTAACTCCGTCGAAGTAATCTGGCCAAAGATCCTCGCGCTTTGCAATCTCTGACTTTATTAACTCATTCAATGCATCTTCAACGGCCCTATTGCCGAGAATATTGTGCAAAGCCACAAGTCGAGACTTCGACAAATCAATATTGTATGTTCTTCTCGATGCATTGGGATGTGCCCCGCCCGTGAATTCGCTGAAGACCATATCCAAGGTTAGAATTCCGTCGCTCACATATGCTGAGTAGACTACATAGACATCGAAAGTCCTGAAGGGCCATTCAGATGTCTTCGATTCCTCAAAGGCCTTTCTGGCCATCTCTTCGATTTCACATCTATATTGAGCGATTTCCGATTCCAGAGTTGCATTCAAATAGTCCTGAAACGGCTTATCCTTCAATCCGCTGATAGAAGGCACCTGAATATTAACGACACAGATGTCTGAATCCTCAATTATCTGCTTTCCGAGAACGGAAATCAGATCTCCTCGGGAAACAAATACCTGCTCAGGAAGATCCTGTGTGAAAGAAAAGGCAGTAACAAGAACCAGTAAGAGATAGCCAGCAATCAACAATTTACGCATATAATCCCCTCCTCGTAATTGCACGTAACGAAAGAATCAGTTGTTGTTTCCGATGTCCTGCAAATAGAGTCGCTCTTAACAAGATGATATCACCGATGTTATCCGTTTGGTTGCGAATGAAAGCAGTTCACTTATAGCATTTAGAAATCTCTTCTCCCAAGACGTTTCGATTTTCGGGGCGCTCTGTTGGAACTTTCTCGCTCATCTTCTGCGCGCTTCGTGCATAAGTTTGGTAGATGTCTACTCCACACCCAGAATTATTTCTCGGCAAGATGTCTTCAGAATGCCAGATTAAGAGCAATGGGACTCTTATGCTCTCGGCGACAAGATTTCCTGCTTTGGCTTCCATGAGTTGAGAGTCGGCGAAAAAACTGCATTCCGATGCTATGATTTAGCAGGGGGTGATTGTATTGATTCCGGAAATAACCCTTGATATGGTGAGGGTAACTGAAGCGGCGGCTTTGTTCTCTAGTGTCTATCTGGGTCGAGGTAATAAGGAAGCTGTTGATCAAAGAGCTGTCGACGCAATGAGGGGGATTCTCGATCTTCTTGAGATGAAAGGAACAATCGTTATTGGCGAAGGAGAGAAGGACCAGGCGCCAATGCTGGCTGCGGGAGAACATGTAGGCAAATGGAGTGACGACGATCCCGAAGTACTCATAGCAGTCGATCCCGTTGATGGTACGCGACTGGTGGCAAATGGAAGGTCAAATGCATTAAGCGTCATCGCGGCGACTGAAGGAGGGAAAATCGCTCCTCTTCCGACTTACTATGTGGACAAGCTGGCCGTTGGAAAGGAACTTGCTGGCAATCTTGATATAGAAGCAACTCCACGAGAAAACCTGCGTATTGCTGCTGCAATTCTTGGCGTAAAAGTGTCTGAACTGACCGTCACTATGCTGGACAGAGAGAGGAATTATCCTCTGGTTGAGGCAGTAAGAACTGTAGGAGCCAGAATCAGGCTGATAAATGATGGAGATATTGCTGCCGCAATCGCGACTGCTCTGCCAGATGGAGGAACGGAGATATACATGGGAATAGGAGGGTCGCCCGAAGCCGTTCTCGCTGCCTCTGCGCTTCAGTGCATGGGGGGAGAAATTCAGGTGAAATGCTGGCCAAGGGATTCCGGCGAGATTGAAAAGGTCAATAATTCGTCTTTTGAACTCGATCGAGTCTACGGAACAAAGGACCTTATAGATGGCGAGGAAGTTGTCTTCAGTGCAACCGGGATTACTGATGGTTCATTCTTGAAGGGTGTACGATTTACACATAATCAGGCAATAACCGATTCAATTGCAATGCGATCAAGCACAAGAACTGTGAGAAGAATAAGGGCGTACCATGAGATCGCCTACAAAACAATCACAACAAAATCCGGAGGTGAGGTCTTCATATTCAACAGTTTACTGGGAAAGAGGATGTAGAACAATCCTCCGATTCTAGTAGATGAAGCGAGAAAGAGATCCTTTCCCGTTAATCCGTGCAGTCTTGCTTCTGAAGTTCACATCTCAATACGTGACAGCCTTCGGGTTGGAAATTGAATCAAGTATGAAGGGAACGAATTCCTGAAGTCGATAAGTGATTCAAGAGATATGCTTCAACCAGAGTTTGGTGAACCAAAACCTCAACCTTTCTCGAGGAAGAGTCTGCCTGACAAGAGCCCAAAGAGATGGCAGTCTCTGCCGCCCGGTTTGTCCGGTAGCAGGGAAGGTGACATCACACCCTTAATTGCCGCATGGCGAATGAATTAGGTGTTGTTCCTCGCTTGTGAAGATGC
It includes:
- a CDS encoding DUF3298/DUF4163 domain-containing protein — protein: MRKLLIAGYLLLVLVTAFSFTQDLPEQVFVSRGDLISVLGKQIIEDSDICVVNIQVPSISGLKDKPFQDYLNATLESEIAQYRCEIEEMARKAFEESKTSEWPFRTFDVYVVYSAYVSDGILTLDMVFSEFTGGAHPNASRRTYNIDLSKSRLVALHNILGNRAVEDALNELIKSEIAKREDLWPDYFDGVTSDQLFYLKAGRLCVCFQPYDIGPWASGLSEFCFPLKELLNQR
- the glpX gene encoding class II fructose-bisphosphatase, with amino-acid sequence MIPEITLDMVRVTEAAALFSSVYLGRGNKEAVDQRAVDAMRGILDLLEMKGTIVIGEGEKDQAPMLAAGEHVGKWSDDDPEVLIAVDPVDGTRLVANGRSNALSVIAATEGGKIAPLPTYYVDKLAVGKELAGNLDIEATPRENLRIAAAILGVKVSELTVTMLDRERNYPLVEAVRTVGARIRLINDGDIAAAIATALPDGGTEIYMGIGGSPEAVLAASALQCMGGEIQVKCWPRDSGEIEKVNNSSFELDRVYGTKDLIDGEEVVFSATGITDGSFLKGVRFTHNQAITDSIAMRSSTRTVRRIRAYHEIAYKTITTKSGGEVFIFNSLLGKRM